A DNA window from Daucus carota subsp. sativus chromosome 3, DH1 v3.0, whole genome shotgun sequence contains the following coding sequences:
- the LOC108212487 gene encoding uncharacterized protein LOC108212487, with protein sequence MSHDQSSAKSWHLFTSEDMIQGYKPKSVRKRKNSAEKENIRGNSNKRFTYPFSPLTPTSLESVISNCNQEGRQSIVSPTDLSKRSSVYKTPEDGLLASRTPLSNITNRLEDSSTIKGGRPYSGLSKFKAPETSRTLFAEDDHPSVDKQKYLRDDDIECSTVPDPFFSDSSDSDYLSGYSSTDDEYIPGMELDSDSDTEQRLNSAKEKPVPEEYVSLGAPEAICSKCNARLWKEERTNKNVTKGIPIFSICCKKGNVVLPPTPPTPSYLMHLYSDKECGPEFNRSIRLYNAMFAFTSSGGNVDHSINNGRGPYIYRLNGQNHHVFGQLIPDDGKEPAYCQLYIYDTTNEVNNRLRWVNVADQQSVDTDVIEGLIQMLDQTNELVAKFRTARDRWESNDLVDLKVELKICRSQSGRENHISTSDEVAGIMVASCGNTTAERDIIVEKKFGGLQRISYIHPKLMSLQYPLLFPNGEDGYHNRIPFQNAEVGSSKEKDMISMKDYYSYRFQVRDNEGLTPRLGGRLYQQYMVDAFSSIEQTRLWWFRTHQTVLRNELYTHICDSIRNGDAQSSNVGKGVILPAGYVGSKRYMQQNFQDALAVCRHVGHPDVFLTMTCNSWWDEIQKMMPYVPGCIPSNCPDIISRVFRLKLEQLTNDIKKKSHFGKCVGVMYVVEFQKRGLPHVHMLVWLDGPSKKFLKENVDKFVSAEIPDPDIDPLGYAAVKGYMMHGPCGLQNPKSPCMKNFKCIRHFPKKYCPKTVFDDSGFPLYMRRKQKITVHVHKADLDNQWVVPYNRDLLGHDTATVEITGRRRRHNNHAADQPIDEIQAYFDGRYVCGAEAAYRIFGFPIHHRTLSVERLPFHLPDLKNCTFHANEPLERVVEREKERASKLEAFFILNKSDPTARKHTYDEIPQHFVWNDGLRRWTPRKRGMQIGRLSYTHHSSGEVWYLRMLLTKVRGPTSFEDLRTVDGVLLPSFREACKEYGLLDDDKEWHDVLNQCSIGGLPPQIRQLFVHIIVNCKVTDIASLWNNHWKQMVDDILLQRRLLSENLHLQLNDLQLQFYALAEIDDLLRAIGKSLKTYVQLPQPPLSYLHHGTNNLIIEETNYNLAEMKAEHEDLLSKCNQEQLNVYNQVLSSVHSNRGGLFFVYGSGGCGKTFLWRTLIAKLRSEGEIVLPVASSGIAATLLPGGRTAHSRFKIPIVLDDFSLCNIGLNTDIAELIRQTKLIIWDEAPMQHRYAFECLDRSLKDIMKVVDPVRGTLPFGGITVVLGGDFRQILPVIAQGDRAEIVSACVTRSRLWSICTIFLLTKNMRLNQGKSQEEIDDLIKFAQWVLDAGDGKLSSPDKSIFPNAKEDDIFVPAQFCDVDKVNTVENMISSTFPDFAERGSDPKYLSERAILTPTNQTVTHLNALIVEKLPGISVSYFSVDSAEDFGGTEAEMNSAFPIEYLNSINVPGMPPHDLKLKVGVVVMLMRNLNQTLGLCNGTRMIITKCLKFCVECEVICGSFVGTKHFIPRMELCPSDTRMPYKLIRKQLPLQVCYAMTINKSQGQSLDKVGLFLPKSVFTHGQFYVAVSRVTSPQGLKIFIDNDSGEPTNVTQNVVYKEIFYQLPKM encoded by the exons ATGTCGCAT GACCAGAGTTCTGCTAAGTCGTGGCATCTGTTTACATCTGAAGATATGATACAGG GTTATAAACCAAAGTCTGTAAGGAAACGCAAGAATAGTGCTGAGAAAGAGAATATTCGAGGGAATTCTAATAAAAGATTTACCTACCCATTCAGTCCACTGACGCCTACTTCTCTCGAGTCTGTTATTTCTAACTGTAATCAGGAAGGTCGTCAATCCATCGTGTCACCTACAG ATTTAAGTAAAAGGAGTAGTGTCTACAAAACACCCGAAGATGGTCTCTTGGCGTCAAGGACTCCACTATCTAACATCACTAACAGATTGGAAGATAGTAGTACTATAAAAGGCGGAAGGCCATATAGTGGCCTTTCAAAATTTAAGGCACCCGAAACGAGCAGGACTTTGTTTGCAGAAGATGATCATCCTTCTGTTGATAAGCAAAAGTACTTGCGCGATGATGATATCG AGTGTTCTACTGTGCCTGATCCTTTTTTTTCGGATTCTTCAGATAGTGATTATTTAAGTG GTTATTCGAGTACTGATGACGAGTACATTCCTGGCAtggaattggattctgataGTG ACACTGAACAAAGGTTAAATTCAGCAAAGGAAAAACCGGTACCCGAAGAATATGTCAGCCTTGGTGCTCCAGAAGCCATTTGTTCAAAATGCAATGCGCGGTTGTGGAAAGAAGAACGCACGAACAAGAATGTGACGAAAGGAATTCCAATTTTCTCAATCTGTTGTAAGAAGGGTAATGTTGTGCTTCCACCAACTCCACCAACTCCTTCTTACTTAATGCATTTATACTCAGATAAGGAATGTGGTCCTGAATTTAACCGTAGTATCAGGCTATACAATGCGATGTTCGCTTTTACTTCGAGTGGTGGCAATGTTGATCATTCTATCAACAATGGCCGAGGTCCTTACATATACAGGCTCAACGGTCAGAACCACCATGTGTTTGGTCAGTTAATTCCGGATGATGGCAAAGAGCCGGCATACTGCCAGCTCTATATTTATGATACAACTAATGAAGTAAATAATCGCCTCCGCTGGGTTAATGTTGCTGATCAGCAGAGTGTTGACACTGATGTCATTGAAGGACTGATACAAATGTTGGATCAGACAAATGAGTTGGTTGCAAAATTTCGGACGGCGAGAGATCGCTGGGAGTCAAATGACCTGGTGGATCTAAAAGTAGAGCTGAAGATTTGTAGATCACAAAGCGGACGAGAGAATCATATTTCAACATCTGATGAAGTTGCAGGTATAATGGTTGCCAGTTGTGGCAACACGACAGCTGAGCGTGACATTATTGTTGAGAAAAAATTTGGTGGCTTACAAAGAATATCATATATTCATCCGAAACTCATGTCTCTACAATATCCGCTGCTGTTTCCAAATGGAGAGGATGGATACCACAATCGGATACCCTTTCAAAATGCAGAAGTAGGTTCAAGCAAGGAGAAAGACATGATCTCGATGAAGGATTACTATTCGTATCGATTCCAAGTGAGAGACAATGAAG GTTTAACCCCGAGGCTTGGTGGAAGACTATATCAGCAGTATATGGTCGATGCTTTTTCTTCTATAGAGCAGACGAGATTATGGTGGTTCCGAACACATCAAACTGTGCTGCGCAATGAGCTTTATACCCATATATGTGACTCTATTAGAAATGGTGACGCACAGTCGAGCAATGTTGGTAAAGGTGTAATTCTGCCTGCTGGATATGTTGGGTCCAAGCGTTACATGCAGCAGAATTTTCAGGATGCTCTAGCAGTGTGTCGTCACGTCGGACATCCCGATGTGTTTCTGACCATGACCTGTAATTCTTGGTGGGATGAAATCCAGAAGATGATGCCTTATGTACCTGGGTGTATTCCTTCAAATTGCCCAGATATTATTTCAAGAGTTTTCCGGTTGAAGCTAGAACAACTAACCAATGACATTAAGAAGAAATCGCACTTTGGCAAATGTGTTGGAG TGATGTACGTTGTTGAGTTCCAAAAGAGAGGCTTGCCACATGTACATATGTTGGTTTGGCTTGACGGTCCTTCTAAGaagtttttaaaagaaaatgttgACAAATTTGTGTCCGCTGAAATCCCTGATCCGGATATTGATCCTCTTGGTTATGCTGCTGTCAAAGGTTACATGATGCACGGCCCATGTGGACTGCAGAACCCAAAGTCTCCCTGCATGAAGAATTTCAAGTGCATTCGACATTTTCCAAAGAA GTACTGTCCAAAAACTGTCTTCGATGACAGTGGTTTCCCGCTCTATATGCGTCGGAAGCAGAAAATTACAGTGCATGTTCACAAAGCTGACTTGGACAATCAATGGGTTGTCCCATATAACCGGGATTTATTG GGCCATGACACTGCGACTGTTGAGATAACTGGGAGACGGAGAAGACATAATAACCATGCCGCTGATCAGCCAATTGATGAAATTCAAGCTTATTTTGATGGGAGATACGTTTGTGGTGCTGAGGCTGCATACAGGATATTTGGATTTCCTATACATCATAGGACGTTGTCTGTGGAAAGGTTGCCATTCCATTTACCTGATCTGAAAAACTGCACATTTCATGCTAACGAGCCTCTTGAAAGAGTCGTTGAGCGGGAGAAAGAAAGGGCAAGCAAATTAGAGGCCTTTTTCATTCTCAACAAATCTGATCCTACAGCCCGTAAACACACCTATGACGAAATTCCACAACATTTTGTGTGGAATGACGGTCTTAGAAGGTGGACTCCCAGAAAAAGAGGCATGCAGATAGGACGTCTGTCTTATACTCATCATAGCAGCGGTGAAGTATGGTACCTGCGAATGCTCCTTACTAAAGTTCGAGGTCCTACTTCTTTTGAAGACTTGAGAACTGTGGATGGTGTACTATTACCATCTTTCCGTGAGGCGTGTAAGGAATATGGCCTGCTTGACGATGACAAAGAATGGCATGATGTTTTAAATCAATGTTCAATTGGTGGACTCCCACCACAAATACGCCAGCTTTTTGTACATATCATTGTCAACTGTAAGGTCACTGATATCGCAAGCCTTTGGAACAACCACTGGAAGCAGATGGTTGACGACATTCTGCTGCAAAGACGATTGTTAAGTGAAAATCTGCACTTACAACTCAATGATTTGCAGCTGCAGTTCTATGCGCTTGCCG AAATTGATGACTTGCTCCGCGCTATTGGTAAAAGTTTGAAAACCTACGTCCAGCTTCCACAGCCACCGTTAAGTTACTTGCATCATGGTACAAATAACCTCATAATTGAAGAAACCAATTACAACCTTGCTGAGATGAAAGCCGAGCATGAAGATCTGTTATCAAAATGCAACCAAGAGCAACTCAATGTTTATAACCAGGTACTCAGCTCTGTTCATTCTAATAGAGGTGGTTTGTTCTTTGTTTATGGAAGCGGAGGATGTGGTAAGACTTTCCTGTGGAGGACTCTAATTGCCAAATTACGATCTGAAGGTGAAATTGTTCTTCCTGTTGCCTCTTCTGGGATTGCTGCCACTCTTTTACCTGGTGGTCGGACAGCTCATTCGCGCTTCAAAATTCCAATAGTGCTTGACGATTTTTCTCTGTGCAATATAGGTCTCAATACTGATATAGCTGAGCTTATACGTCAAACCAAGCTGATTATTTGGGACGAGGCTCCAATGCAGCATAGATATGCTTTTGAATGTTTAGATAGGTCTCTCAAGGACATTATGAAAGTTGTTGATCCTGTTCGCGGAACATTACCATTCGGTGGCATTACTGTTGTTCTTGGAGGTGATTTTAGACAGATATTACCAGTAATAGCACAAGGAGACAGAGCTGAAATTGTTTCCGCATGTGTGACTCGCTCGCGTCTTTGGTCTATTTGCACAATTTTTTTGCTAACGAAGAACATGCGACTTAACCAAGGAAAATCTCAAGAGGAAATTGATGACCTAATTAAGTTTGCACAGTGGGTACTTGATGCAGGTGATGGGAAACTCAGTTCTCCAGACAAGTCTATCTTTCCTAATGCCAAAGAGGATGATATATTTGTCCCAGCACAATTTTGTGATGTGGACAAAGTTAACACAGTGGAGAACATGATATCAAGTACCTTCCCGGATTTTGCTGAGAGAGGCAGTGATCCAAAATACCTCAGTGAGCGAGCAATTCTAACTCCTACAAATCAGACTGTAACTCATTTGAATGCACTCATCGTTGAGAAGTTGCCCGGCATATCGGTTTCATACTTCAGTGTGGACAGTGCAGAAGATTTTGGAGGAACTGAAGCTGAAATGAATTCAGCTTTCCCAATAGAATATCTTAATTCTATTAATGTTCCAGGTATGCCTCCTCACGATTTGAAGTTAAAAGTTGGAGTTGTGGTTATGTTAATGCGGAATCTCAACCAGACCCTAGGATTATGCAATGGAACAAGAATGATAATCACCAAGTGCTTGAAATTTTGTGTTGAGTGTGAAGTTATATGTGGCTCTTTTGTTGGAACAAAACATTTCATCCCACGTATGGAATTATGCCCAAGCGACACTCGCATGCCGTACAAGCTA